From Cotesia glomerata isolate CgM1 linkage group LG2, MPM_Cglom_v2.3, whole genome shotgun sequence, a single genomic window includes:
- the LOC123259076 gene encoding leucine-rich repeat-containing protein 45-like has protein sequence MMTLCFQNKNKSVYIVYIFKNLFINYTINNCNKYLRMLSDYELFTQLCVKRGVFSPPEILDAMKIASSTGELRLPCQSIVIPVCEIISRVLISSSTIKSVDLSDCMLITKGMSKLLESLRDGTNITTLNLKGNNISGLIASQLGEIFQHNNTLKHLYLQWNNIGSDVEAFDKFCQGLAMNYNIEELDLRYNQITPHCADALMNLLKKNKALKVLNLEWNTLGFHGGQSLLNGIKDNNSITKLNLRGNCVPDSIVDSIDNVTLRNQSKKSITSSNITSKSTDKLTGNCFSKNDNCIMVLYERAHKLSLQDTENKLNDSESVDEFKLKELGSNFRKKRLRRKKNSKSDKLLNSNSDSDSDSSFKINDNSDKGGKTEFNKIMELNKILHDRSETINVLTKQINTKDEEIKSSNELVEKLRYEIDEWKRRFDEIVEEKKREILELEEKHKKIEEDLKKNCKTIEDKYNICLLKNKDWEGKIRYYEKNIHKSSLEVIALREKWMSKSKEYEDIIEIKNTEVHKIRREYKERDNKYKIEVNILKSTLKETTTALEDCQDQLQKSRNELREMGSSLATFRAKVDELEGIDCKYGKVVEVCQRIKDEKFGVEEKLNDAQRIIAGLKKRVQSLESELVDPQRKYDLLKAQLDEERDKSARLKQELEDERMRIRDQDSQLQKMSQQVTVMSGQINDIQKNYAEELRERDKDIKQLKEIIAGKEKEFNDLKAEEAQRAGHLHAAFNKYLSSIGP, from the exons atga TGACACTTTgttttcaaaacaaaaataaaagcgTCTatattgtttacatttttaaaaacttatttatcaactatactattaataattgtaataaatatttaagaatgcTGAGTGACTATGAATTATTTACACAATTGTGTGTTAAACGTGGAGTTTTTTCACCGCCAGAAATTTTGGATGCCATGAAAATAGCcag ttCAACAGGTGAGTTACGTTTGCCATGTCAGTCAATAGTAATACCAGTTTGCGAAATAATAAGTCGTGTGTTGATATCAAGCTCGACTATAAAGTCAGTGGACCTGAGTGACTGTATGCTCATCACCAAAGGCATGAGTAAGCTTCTGGAGTCACTTCGTGACGGTACAAATATCACAACGCTGAATTTAAAAGGCAACAACATCAGCGGGTTGATAGCCAGCCAGCTCGGGGAAATTTTCCAGCACAATAATACACTGAAACATCTTTACTTACAATGGAACAACATTGGTTCCGATGTAGAAGCATTTGACAAATTTTGCCAGGGTCTCGCCATGAATTACAATATCGAGGAACTGGATTTAAGGTATAATCAAATAACGCCTCATTGCGCTGACGCTTTAATGAACTTgctgaaaaaaaacaaagcgCTGAAAGTTTTGAACCTCGAGTGGAATACGCTAGGTTTCCATGGCGGACAGTCTTTGCTGAATGgtataaaagataataatagtattacTAAGTTAAACTTACGTGGTAATTGCGTACCTGATAGTATTGTTGATTCAATTGATAACGTAACTCTGAGGAATCAgagtaaaaaatcaattacttCTTCGAATATTACTTCTAAGTCTACAGATAAATTAACTGGTAATTGTTTCAGCAAAAATGATAATTGCATAATGGTTTTGTATGAACGTGCTCATAAATTAAGTCTTCAAGATAcggaaaataaattgaatgatTCAGAGTCAGTTGAtgagtttaaattaaaggaATTGGGCTCGAATTTCAGGAAGAAACGTTTGagacgtaaaaaaaattcaaagtctgataaattattaaactctAATTCTGATTCTGACTCTGACagttcttttaaaattaatgataatagtgATAAAGGAGGTAAAActgaatttaacaaaataatggagttgaataaaattttacatgacAGAAGTGAGACGATTAATGTCTTGACAAAGCAGATAAATACCAAggatgaagaaataaaatccAGTAATGAGTTAGTGGAGAAACTTAGATATGAAATTGATGAATGGAAGAGAAGATTTGATGAAATTGTTGAGGAAAAAAAGAGGGAAATTCTAGAATTGGAGgaaaagcataaaaaaatagaagaggatttaaagaaaaattgtaagaCAATTGaggataaatataatatatgtctgttgaaaaataaagactGGGAAGGAAAAATCCGTTATTATGAGAAGAATATTCATAAAAGCTCGTTGGAGGTAATTGCGCTGAGAGAAAAGTGGATGAGTAAGTCGAAGGAGTATGAAGATATCATTGAGATTAAGAACACGGAGGTGCATAAAATAAGACGAGAGTACAAGGAGAGAGACAATAAGTACAAAATTGAggtgaatattttaaaaagtacgCTTAAAGAAACCACAACCGCGTTGGAGGATTGTCAGGATCAATTACAGAAATCACGCAATGAGTTGCGTGAAATGGGAAGTAGCTTGGCGACTTTCAGAGCTAAGGTTGATGAGCTAGAGGGCATTGATTGTAAGTATGGCAAAGTGGTAGAAGTTTGCCAGAGAATTAAAGATGAAAAGTTTGGcgttgaagaaaaattaaatgacgCTCAGAGAATTATTGCGGGTCTTAAGAAACGGGTGCAGAGTTTGGAGAGCGAGCTGGTTGATCCCCAGAGGAAATATGATTTGTTGAAGGCCCAGCTGGATGAGGAAAGAGATAAATCGGCGAGGTTGAAACAGGAGCTAGAAGATGAAAGAATGAGGATTAGGGATCAAGATTCCCAGCTGCAGAAAATGAGCCAGCAGGTGACGGTCATGTCCGGGCAGATTAATGATATTCAGAAAAATTATGCTGAGGAATTGAGGGAAAGAGATAAAGACATAAAACAACTTAAGGAAATTATTGCGGGGAAAGAAAAggaatttaatgatttaaa GGCTGAAGAAGCGCAACGAGCTGGACATTTACACGCGGCATTTAACAAGTACCTGAGTTCAATAGGACCTtga
- the LOC123259293 gene encoding probable low-specificity L-threonine aldolase 2 isoform X1, giving the protein MYSVEKNNSDEVMVVNLRSDTFTKPSKEMRQAMFDAEVGDDVCEEDPTVIKLQKVAAELLGKEAALFVPSGSMGNLIAIMVHCDQRGCEIYLGEDCHIVQHEQGAAAQIAGVTISTIPNNSNGTFNINTIKSRLRDSKNVHHPISRMIAVENTLNGKILPLEWLKEVVEFGKNNNLKVHMDGARLWNAAIGSNTCVKDIVRGLDSVTFCLSKGLGAPVGSVLCGSSEFIIKARRCRKLLGGGMRQVGVLAAAGLVALDGRFRLHKDHEKATAMMKAINQMNSKIINVNAASVQTNMVFVDVNNSEAIDAEKVVHRLGTVVDDHPDDQVIVKAWAEWEGCLRLVFHLDISDEMLNAAIKKFKYVISQFDPAIIN; this is encoded by the exons ATGTACTCCgtagaaaaaaacaattccgACGAG GTAATGGTTGTCAACTTACGTAGTGATACTTTTACAAAACCGAGTAAAGAAATGAGACAAGCGATGTTTGATGCTGAAGTTGGTGATGACGTCTGTGAAGAAGATCCAACTgttataa agcTACAAAAAGTTGCTGCAGAATTATTAGGAAAAGAAGCAGCACTTTTTGTCCCCAGTGGATCTATGGGAAATTTAATTGCCA taatggTTCATTGTGACCAACGTGGCTGCGAAATTTATCTGGGTGAAGACTGTCATATAGTTCAGCATGAGCAAGGAGCAGCAGCCCAGATAGCCGGTGTGACAATCTCAACAATTCCCAACAATTCCAACGGCACGTTTAATATAAACACGATAAAAAGTAGACTGCGCGATTCAAAAAACGTCCATCATCCAATATCAAGAATGATTGCTGTTGAGAATACTCTAAATGGTAAAATCTTGCCGCTAGAATGGCTAAAAGAAGTTGTGGAATTTGGAAAGAACAACAATTTAAAAGTACATATGGACGGCGCTCGTTTATGGAACGCCGCGATTGGTAGCAATACTTGTGTCAAAGACATCGTTCGAGGCTTAGACTCGGTGACATTTTGTCTCAGCAAAGGCCTGGGTGCTCCAGTTGGCTCAGTACTATGTGGGAGCAGCGAATTTATCATCAAGGCACGTCGTTGTAGGAAGCTACTGGGTGGTGGAATGCGCCAAGTTGGAGTTCTAGCTGCTGCTGGTTTGGTTGCCCTGGATGGTCGCTTCAGATTACACAAGGACCATGAGAAGGCGACTGCTATGATGAAGGCGATCAATCAAATGAATTCGAAGATTATCAACGTTAACGCTGCTAGTGTCCAGACTAACATGGTTTTTGTTGATGTCAATAATTCAGAGGCTATTGATGCTGAGAAAGTGGTTCATAGACTTGGGACAGTTGTTGATGATCATCCAGATGATCAAGTTATTGTCAAAGCTTGGGCTGAGTGGGAAGGTTGCCTGAGATTAGTTTTTCATCTTGATATTTCTGATGAAATGCTCAATGCTGCCATTAAAAAGTTCAAGTATGTCATTTCTCAGTTTGATCctgcaattattaattag
- the LOC123259293 gene encoding probable low-specificity L-threonine aldolase 2 isoform X2 — protein sequence MGNLIAIMVHCDQRGCEIYLGEDCHIVQHEQGAAAQIAGVTISTIPNNSNGTFNINTIKSRLRDSKNVHHPISRMIAVENTLNGKILPLEWLKEVVEFGKNNNLKVHMDGARLWNAAIGSNTCVKDIVRGLDSVTFCLSKGLGAPVGSVLCGSSEFIIKARRCRKLLGGGMRQVGVLAAAGLVALDGRFRLHKDHEKATAMMKAINQMNSKIINVNAASVQTNMVFVDVNNSEAIDAEKVVHRLGTVVDDHPDDQVIVKAWAEWEGCLRLVFHLDISDEMLNAAIKKFKYVISQFDPAIIN from the exons ATGGGAAATTTAATTGCCA taatggTTCATTGTGACCAACGTGGCTGCGAAATTTATCTGGGTGAAGACTGTCATATAGTTCAGCATGAGCAAGGAGCAGCAGCCCAGATAGCCGGTGTGACAATCTCAACAATTCCCAACAATTCCAACGGCACGTTTAATATAAACACGATAAAAAGTAGACTGCGCGATTCAAAAAACGTCCATCATCCAATATCAAGAATGATTGCTGTTGAGAATACTCTAAATGGTAAAATCTTGCCGCTAGAATGGCTAAAAGAAGTTGTGGAATTTGGAAAGAACAACAATTTAAAAGTACATATGGACGGCGCTCGTTTATGGAACGCCGCGATTGGTAGCAATACTTGTGTCAAAGACATCGTTCGAGGCTTAGACTCGGTGACATTTTGTCTCAGCAAAGGCCTGGGTGCTCCAGTTGGCTCAGTACTATGTGGGAGCAGCGAATTTATCATCAAGGCACGTCGTTGTAGGAAGCTACTGGGTGGTGGAATGCGCCAAGTTGGAGTTCTAGCTGCTGCTGGTTTGGTTGCCCTGGATGGTCGCTTCAGATTACACAAGGACCATGAGAAGGCGACTGCTATGATGAAGGCGATCAATCAAATGAATTCGAAGATTATCAACGTTAACGCTGCTAGTGTCCAGACTAACATGGTTTTTGTTGATGTCAATAATTCAGAGGCTATTGATGCTGAGAAAGTGGTTCATAGACTTGGGACAGTTGTTGATGATCATCCAGATGATCAAGTTATTGTCAAAGCTTGGGCTGAGTGGGAAGGTTGCCTGAGATTAGTTTTTCATCTTGATATTTCTGATGAAATGCTCAATGCTGCCATTAAAAAGTTCAAGTATGTCATTTCTCAGTTTGATCctgcaattattaattag
- the LOC123259631 gene encoding hybrid signal transduction histidine kinase I-like, with translation MLTVMCPNCRHRFPAPGCCNPDSRLQDTAMHPSTTTSSSPVASSYGNYYSCGGGLMMPRSYGSNCIINAPTIIHGPTIIQSNQGSGTAQIPSPGFLVDYWNISKPSNSECKINTTCDLTGGTVTITTPNIQSGGYLLQPTDSDSLIHSPRIEIRPKLSGGGCLVQKRLSEDNSSQLLFSNNDLLQSLANFNYHRDFPKEEVTPSVHPPSGCQELPGMRRDSFIQPRPDNSIHDNCNPAAGDRQSRKNSNCCCSSQSNSINNNNNNNNYSYNYNSNNCSNNLQSETVQRKSSTDDPGAVQIKVSATIQLPANVDQCTLNITATKSSGNNVDTITTVNGINSATTTSEAGNCILVQMDTQQTGSSCENERREDTSTPTPTTPVSWLMPVSYNYDEGYSQKRGLPKTTDIKKLLSSTGWYYEGMNWQQSENLLKNMEIGRWLVRDSSDSRFVFAISVQTDRGPTSVRVHFYNRNFRLDSEPQLIMTMPQFDCPIKLLDYYIYVSKHGNGNLKQVWVDLTGHLYSKIYLTKPVVKDVGTLSHLARLVINKHKIDTKSLPIPIKNYIAEYPYTF, from the coding sequence ATGCTGACAGTAATGTGCCCAAACTGCCGGCATCGTTTTCCAGCCCCGGGATGTTGTAATCCAGACTCGCGACTCCAAGACACAGCAATGCATCCATCAACCACAACATCATCATCTCCAGTGGCATCATCCTACGGCAATTACTACAGTTGCGGTGGAGGACTGATGATGCCACGCAGTTACGGGAGCAACTGCATAATAAACGCTCCGACAATAATCCACGGGCCGACAATAATTCAATCCAATCAAGGCTCGGGCACCGCTCAGATACCAAGTCCCGGATTCTTGGTCGACTACTGGAACATCTCCAAGCCGTCCAACTCCGAGTGCAAGATAAACACGACTTGTGATCTCACCGGCGGCACTGTCACGATAACCACCCCGAACATCCAATCGGGGGGTTACCTGCTCCAGCCGACAGACTCTGATTCGCTGATCCACTCTCCGAGGATTGAAATCAGGCCCAAGTTGTCTGGTGGTGGGTGTCTAGTTCAGAAGAGACTGTCCGAAGATAATAGTTCCCAATTGTTATTTTCTAACAACGATTTGCTTCAATCACTCGCTAACTTCAACTATCACCGTGATTTCCCCAAAGAAGAAGTGACTCCGTCAGTTCATCCGCCCAGCGGCTGTCAAGAATTGCCAGGAATGCGTCGTGATTCCTTCATCCAGCCTAGGCCTGACAATTCTATTCACGATAATTGCAATCCAGCGGCTGGTGATAGGCAatctagaaaaaattcaaactgtTGCTGTTCATCACAATCAAAttccattaataataataacaataacaataattatagttataattataatagtaataattgtagtaataatttacagtCAGAAACAGTTCAGCGTAAATCATCGACCGACGATCCAGGTGCTGTACAAATAAAAGTCAGTGCGACAATTCAATTGCCTGCGAACGTCGATCAATGCACGCTTAATATCACGGCAACAAAAAGTTCTGGGAACAATGTTGACACCATCACCACCGTAAATGGAATAAATTCAGCTACTACAACATCAGAAGCTGGAAATTGCATATTAGTACAAATGGACACCCAGCAAACGGGAAGTAGCTGCGAGAATGAGAGGCGTGAAGATACTTCAACTCCAACTCCGACGACACCAGTGTCTTGGTTGATGCCGGTGTCTTACAACTACGACGAAGGGTACTCGCAAAAAAGAGGTCTCCCCAAGACAACAGACATCAAGAAATTGTTGAGCAGTACTGGGTGGTATTACGAGGGCATGAATTGGCAGCAGAGCGAAAACTTACTTAAAAACATGGAAATCGGCAGGTGGCTTGTCAGAGACAGCTCGGACAGTAGATTTGTCTTTGCTATTTCTGTCCAGACTGACCGCGGGCCGACCTCTGTCAGAGTTCACTTCTACAACAGAAATTTCCGACTCGATTCGGAACCTCAGCTTATCATGACGATGCCGCAGTTCGACTGTCCGATAAAATTGcttgattattatatttatgtgtcgAAACACGGCAATGGAAATTTAAAGCAAGTCTGGGTCGACTTGACTGGACATCTgtacagtaaaatttatttaacaaagccGGTTGTTAAAGATGTTGGTACGCTTTCACATCTTGCTAGGcttgttattaataaacataaaatagaTACTAAATCTTTACCAAttcctattaaaaattatatcgctGAGTATCCttatacattttaa